One window from the genome of Sporomusaceae bacterium encodes:
- the purM gene encoding phosphoribosylformylglycinamidine cyclo-ligase, giving the protein MSEGLTYRQAGVDIDAGNRAVDLMKKHVRATYRPEVLGDIGGFGGLFALNAGGYKEPVLVSGTDGVGTKLRLAFMMDKHDTIGQDAVAMCVNDILVQGAEPLFFLDYLAVGRLEPEKVAAIVSGVAIACRESGCALIGGETAEMAGFYPDGEYDIAGFAVGIADKSRLITGENIKPGDVLIGLPSSGLHSNGFSLVRKICFDVKKFGVDAVIPELGKTLGEELLTPTRLYPRVCLPLFGRFPLRGLVHITGGGFYDNIPRVLPDGCGVTVDASAWPMPPIFALLREWGQVAWPEMYRTFNMGIGMILVVPAGEAEAVRKDLADRGERSYVIGAVTAGERTVTIKGGVFDE; this is encoded by the coding sequence ATGAGCGAAGGATTGACCTACCGCCAGGCCGGGGTGGATATCGACGCCGGCAACCGGGCGGTGGACCTGATGAAGAAGCATGTGCGGGCGACTTACCGCCCCGAGGTGTTGGGCGATATCGGCGGCTTCGGCGGCCTGTTCGCCCTGAACGCGGGCGGATACAAGGAGCCTGTGCTGGTGAGCGGCACCGACGGTGTCGGTACCAAACTCAGATTGGCGTTCATGATGGACAAACACGATACCATTGGCCAGGACGCGGTGGCGATGTGCGTCAACGATATCCTGGTGCAGGGAGCCGAGCCGCTGTTTTTCCTCGATTACCTGGCGGTGGGCCGCCTGGAGCCGGAGAAGGTGGCGGCGATCGTCAGCGGCGTGGCTATCGCCTGCCGCGAGTCGGGCTGCGCTCTCATCGGCGGCGAGACTGCCGAGATGGCGGGTTTCTATCCCGACGGCGAGTACGACATCGCCGGCTTTGCGGTCGGCATCGCCGACAAGTCCCGCCTGATAACCGGCGAAAACATCAAGCCGGGCGACGTGCTTATCGGCCTGCCGTCGAGCGGGCTTCATTCGAACGGCTTTTCGCTGGTGAGGAAGATCTGTTTCGATGTGAAAAAGTTCGGCGTGGACGCCGTCATCCCCGAGCTTGGCAAAACGCTGGGCGAGGAGTTGCTGACACCCACGCGCCTTTATCCGCGGGTTTGCCTGCCGCTGTTCGGCAGATTTCCCCTCCGCGGCCTCGTACATATCACCGGCGGCGGTTTTTATGACAATATCCCCCGGGTGCTGCCCGACGGCTGCGGCGTGACGGTCGATGCGTCGGCGTGGCCCATGCCGCCGATCTTCGCCCTCTTGCGGGAGTGGGGGCAGGTAGCCTGGCCGGAGATGTACCGCACCTTCAACATGGGCATCGGCATGATCCTGGTGGTGCCCGCTGGCGAGGCTGAGGCGGTGCGCAAGGACCTTGCCGACCGCGGCGAGCGGTCGTACGTCATCGGTGCGGTGACGGCCGGCGAGCGGACGGTGACCATCAAGGGAGGCGTGTTCGATGAATAG
- the purF gene encoding amidophosphoribosyltransferase, producing the protein MNCELLSDKPREECGVFGIYSRHDDVALNTYWGLYALQHRGQESAGITLTDGCEMDIQRGMGLVGEVFRKGLPEMEGAYIAIGHVRYSTTGSSLLINTQPLMVTYSGGHISLAHNGNLTNARELRVDLEQKGSVFQTSIDSEVIVNLIARSGKSTIEERVLESVARIEGAYCLVIMTDSKLIGVRDPHGFRPLCLGKLNGGWVLASESCALDSVGAEMIRDLAPGEMVVIDDDGPRFFSFGQGDRRALCIFEYIYFARPDSVIDGQSVYAARFAMGRQLARESGFKADLVIAVPDSGTTAALGFSYESGVPFAEGLIKNRYIGRTFIQPEQQKRDTGVRIKLNANKAVVEGKSVIMVDDSIVRGTTSGKIVKMLKEAGAKSVQMCVSSPPIGYPCYYGIDTSARKELIAASKQVEEIRDFIGADALYYLSLEGLYGSVANIKYDRMCYACFNCDYPCSIPGGDDAASSKFVFEAAASRKKRGGEG; encoded by the coding sequence GTGAATTGTGAACTTTTAAGCGACAAACCGCGCGAGGAGTGCGGCGTATTCGGCATTTATTCCCGCCATGACGATGTGGCCCTGAACACTTACTGGGGACTGTACGCTCTCCAGCACCGCGGCCAGGAAAGCGCCGGCATCACCCTGACCGACGGCTGCGAGATGGATATCCAGCGCGGCATGGGCCTGGTGGGCGAGGTGTTCCGCAAGGGCCTGCCAGAGATGGAGGGGGCGTATATCGCCATCGGCCATGTGCGTTATTCGACCACCGGGTCCAGCCTGCTGATCAATACCCAGCCGCTGATGGTGACGTATTCGGGCGGCCATATCAGTCTCGCTCACAACGGCAACCTCACCAACGCCCGCGAGCTGCGCGTCGATCTCGAGCAGAAGGGCAGCGTGTTTCAGACGTCGATCGACAGTGAGGTGATCGTCAATCTGATCGCCCGTTCGGGAAAGAGCACGATCGAGGAACGGGTGTTGGAGAGTGTGGCCCGGATCGAAGGCGCTTACTGTCTGGTGATTATGACCGACAGCAAGCTCATCGGCGTCCGCGACCCCCACGGCTTCCGGCCGCTGTGCCTGGGAAAACTCAACGGCGGCTGGGTGCTGGCGTCCGAGTCATGCGCCCTTGATTCGGTGGGCGCGGAGATGATCCGCGATCTGGCGCCGGGCGAGATGGTGGTTATCGACGACGACGGCCCCCGCTTTTTCAGCTTTGGCCAGGGCGACCGGCGGGCGCTGTGTATTTTCGAATATATCTATTTCGCGCGTCCTGACAGCGTCATCGACGGGCAGAGCGTGTACGCGGCCCGCTTCGCCATGGGGCGCCAGCTGGCCCGCGAGAGCGGGTTCAAGGCCGATCTCGTCATCGCGGTGCCCGACTCGGGGACGACGGCGGCTCTCGGTTTCAGTTACGAATCGGGCGTGCCGTTCGCCGAGGGGCTGATCAAGAACCGCTACATCGGCCGCACCTTTATCCAGCCCGAGCAGCAGAAGCGGGACACGGGCGTGCGCATTAAGCTCAACGCCAATAAGGCGGTTGTGGAAGGCAAGTCGGTCATAATGGTGGACGACTCGATCGTCCGCGGCACGACGAGCGGCAAGATCGTCAAGATGCTGAAGGAGGCTGGCGCGAAGTCGGTCCAGATGTGCGTGAGTTCGCCGCCGATCGGCTATCCTTGTTATTACGGCATCGATACGTCGGCTCGCAAGGAGCTGATCGCCGCCAGCAAGCAGGTGGAGGAGATCAGGGATTTCATCGGCGCCGACGCGCTTTATTATCTCTCGCTGGAGGGATTGTACGGGTCGGTGGCTAACATTAAATACGACCGGATGTGTTACGCCTGCTTCAATTGCGATTATCCCTGCAGCATACCCGGCGGGGACGACGCGGCGAGCAGTAAATTCGTATTTGAAGCGGCCGCAAGCCGCAAGAAACGCGGGGGAGAGGGATGA
- a CDS encoding phosphoribosylaminoimidazolesuccinocarboxamide synthase: MMAQMLYEGKAKKVYATENPDEYLVYFKDDATAFNGEKKGTILNKGILNNKISTFFFDLLGKNGVPHHFVRMVSDREMLVKKLTILPIEVVMRNIAAGSLAKRIGWEEGRKLPQPVVELYYKNDELGDPLINEYHAKAMGLADDAQLKAIQELGLKINAILSQYLKEKKLELIDFKLEFGLHNGQLLLGDEISPDTCRFWDSETGQKLDKDRFRRDLGDVEDAYKEVLFRLTGEKY; encoded by the coding sequence ATGATGGCCCAAATGCTTTATGAAGGCAAAGCCAAGAAGGTATACGCGACCGAGAATCCTGACGAGTATCTGGTGTATTTCAAGGACGATGCCACCGCTTTCAACGGCGAAAAGAAGGGGACGATCCTCAACAAGGGCATCCTGAATAACAAGATTTCCACTTTCTTTTTCGACTTGCTGGGCAAGAACGGCGTCCCCCACCATTTCGTGCGCATGGTGAGCGACCGCGAGATGCTTGTCAAGAAGCTGACCATCCTGCCGATCGAGGTGGTTATGCGCAATATCGCCGCCGGCAGCCTGGCCAAGCGCATCGGCTGGGAAGAGGGGCGCAAGCTGCCGCAGCCGGTTGTCGAGCTTTATTACAAGAACGACGAGCTGGGCGACCCGCTGATCAACGAGTACCATGCCAAAGCGATGGGGCTGGCCGACGACGCGCAGCTCAAGGCTATTCAGGAGCTGGGCCTGAAGATCAACGCCATATTGAGTCAGTATCTCAAGGAGAAGAAGCTCGAACTTATCGATTTCAAGCTGGAGTTCGGTCTTCACAACGGCCAACTGCTCCTGGGGGACGAGATTTCCCCCGATACTTGCCGCTTCTGGGACAGCGAGACTGGCCAGAAACTTGACAAGGACCGTTTCCGCCGCGATCTCGGCGATGTCGAGGACGCTTACAAAGAGGTGCTGTTCCGTTTGACGGGCGAGAAGTATTGA
- the purE gene encoding 5-(carboxyamino)imidazole ribonucleotide mutase — protein MKVAIIMGSDSDLPVLEPALKTLAEFGVAAEVVVASAHRTPEKVHDFVTTAADRGVGVFIAAAGAAAHLPGVVASFTTLPVIGVPVNSTSLGGMDALLSIVQMPAGIPVATMAINGAKNAALFAVQILGTAEPALQEKLAAYRRTMAAEVEQKAAKVTASLNK, from the coding sequence ATGAAAGTAGCGATAATCATGGGCAGCGATTCTGACCTGCCGGTGCTGGAGCCAGCGCTCAAGACGCTGGCGGAGTTCGGGGTGGCCGCCGAGGTGGTGGTGGCATCCGCCCACCGCACGCCTGAGAAGGTGCACGATTTTGTGACAACTGCCGCCGACCGTGGCGTGGGCGTGTTTATCGCCGCCGCGGGCGCCGCCGCCCATTTGCCGGGCGTCGTAGCCAGCTTCACCACGCTGCCGGTCATCGGCGTGCCGGTCAACAGCACTTCGCTGGGCGGGATGGACGCCCTGCTGAGCATCGTGCAGATGCCGGCCGGCATCCCGGTGGCGACGATGGCGATCAACGGGGCAAAGAACGCCGCGCTGTTTGCGGTGCAGATCCTGGGTACGGCCGAGCCCGCGCTGCAGGAAAAACTCGCCGCCTATCGCCGGACGATGGCCGCCGAGGTCGAGCAAAAAGCCGCCAAGGTGACTGCCAGTCTAAATAAATGA
- a CDS encoding NCS2 family permease translates to MLERLFSLRERRTDVKTEVLAGVTTFMTMAYILFVNPSVLGTAGMDKNAVLLATAIGAGLVTIMMGLFVNYPIAQAPGMGMSAFYAFTVVIGMGVPWQTALGAVFISGLIFIALTVTHVRQLLVEGIPASLKYAITAGIGLFITIIGLKLSGLMTIRLALIPPTLEKLVAAKGNGTPAHFETMLELGSLAEPQVLLAVFGLLLIGVLTARKMRGAILAGIVTTTVLAILAGVVKVPPGFSPVAVPDFSRNAFMALDVWGALNMGLVTIIFTFTFVELFDTMGTLVGTATKAGLMDKHGRFPGIGKAMLVDATGVSLGALLGTSTITSYIESAAGIGVGGRTGLTAVTCGLLFLLALFFTPLAGLIPDAATAPALIIVGAMMMEGARHIDFADLSEGLPAFLTITLMPFTYSIANGISAGLVFYPLLKLATGRGREVHWIVYVMAALVVIRFVFLAA, encoded by the coding sequence ATGCTGGAGAGATTGTTTTCCCTGCGCGAGCGCCGGACCGATGTGAAGACGGAGGTGCTGGCGGGCGTTACCACTTTCATGACGATGGCGTATATCCTGTTCGTCAATCCGAGCGTCCTGGGGACGGCGGGGATGGACAAGAACGCGGTGCTGCTGGCGACAGCCATCGGCGCCGGCTTGGTGACGATCATGATGGGGTTGTTCGTCAATTACCCGATCGCCCAGGCACCAGGGATGGGGATGAGCGCTTTCTACGCTTTCACGGTGGTCATCGGCATGGGGGTGCCATGGCAGACGGCGCTTGGGGCGGTGTTCATTTCCGGTCTTATCTTTATTGCTCTGACGGTGACTCACGTACGCCAACTGCTGGTGGAAGGAATACCGGCCTCGCTGAAGTACGCTATCACTGCCGGCATCGGCCTGTTCATCACCATCATCGGGTTGAAGCTGTCCGGACTGATGACGATCAGGCTGGCGCTCATCCCGCCAACGCTGGAGAAGCTTGTCGCCGCAAAGGGCAACGGCACGCCGGCCCACTTTGAGACGATGTTGGAGCTGGGCAGCCTGGCGGAGCCGCAGGTGCTGCTGGCGGTGTTCGGCCTGCTGCTGATCGGCGTGCTGACCGCCCGGAAGATGCGGGGCGCTATTCTTGCCGGCATCGTGACGACCACCGTGCTGGCGATTTTGGCCGGGGTGGTCAAGGTGCCGCCGGGTTTCAGCCCGGTGGCGGTGCCCGATTTCAGCCGCAACGCCTTCATGGCCCTCGATGTCTGGGGGGCTCTCAATATGGGGCTGGTGACGATTATTTTCACCTTCACGTTCGTGGAGCTGTTCGATACGATGGGCACGCTGGTCGGGACGGCGACCAAAGCCGGGCTGATGGACAAGCACGGCCGCTTCCCCGGTATCGGCAAGGCGATGCTGGTGGACGCCACCGGCGTTAGCCTCGGCGCTCTTCTGGGCACGAGCACGATCACTTCGTATATCGAGAGCGCTGCCGGCATCGGTGTCGGCGGTCGCACCGGCCTGACGGCCGTGACCTGCGGCTTGCTCTTCCTGCTGGCGCTGTTCTTTACGCCGCTGGCCGGGCTTATCCCGGACGCGGCCACCGCCCCGGCCCTGATTATCGTCGGCGCCATGATGATGGAGGGGGCGCGCCACATCGATTTTGCCGATCTGAGCGAAGGGTTGCCGGCGTTTCTGACAATTACGCTGATGCCTTTTACATACAGCATCGCCAACGGTATTTCCGCCGGCCTGGTCTTTTATCCGCTCCTGAAGCTGGCGACCGGGCGTGGCCGCGAGGTCCACTGGATTGTCTACGTGATGGCGGCGCTTGTCGTGATAAGGTTCGTTTTCCTGGCCGCCTAG
- a CDS encoding RMD1 family protein, producing the protein MATAQFKAAALTSEIGLNAIAAHFGIRRKYRWEDSLALGESALKGVVLEPAGKSVHIFSFGSMVFVNCQHHEMMDVIRYLGQVESSLAEVGGLTYADDYRIEVSSDEEPSVNNDCLVVRREEGYQREIVATVLAKSGALERTEIGTNALLDEIEDIVALLGQGRLTMSDEQLARMSARILGFRLSTLSYIMLLDKPDITWVNEEAAALYDELGALFELADRYESIRHKTEALMDITTVFAGLAHAKRGNRLEWAVIILIAIEIVLSLTDMFLR; encoded by the coding sequence ATGGCGACCGCCCAGTTCAAAGCGGCAGCGCTGACGAGCGAGATTGGCCTGAACGCCATCGCCGCGCACTTCGGCATCCGCCGCAAGTACCGGTGGGAAGACTCGCTGGCGCTTGGCGAGAGTGCTCTCAAGGGCGTGGTGCTGGAGCCGGCCGGCAAGTCTGTGCACATTTTTTCGTTCGGTTCGATGGTGTTCGTGAACTGCCAGCACCATGAGATGATGGATGTGATCCGTTATCTCGGGCAGGTGGAGAGCAGCCTGGCGGAGGTTGGCGGACTGACTTACGCCGACGATTACCGCATCGAGGTATCGAGCGATGAGGAGCCGTCGGTTAACAACGATTGCCTGGTGGTGCGGAGGGAGGAGGGCTACCAGCGGGAGATAGTGGCGACGGTGCTGGCTAAGTCGGGGGCGCTGGAGCGGACGGAGATCGGCACGAATGCTCTGCTGGACGAGATTGAGGATATAGTGGCGCTGCTGGGGCAGGGGCGGCTGACGATGTCGGACGAACAACTGGCCCGGATGTCGGCGCGCATCCTCGGTTTTCGCTTGAGTACGCTGTCGTATATAATGCTGCTCGACAAGCCTGATATAACGTGGGTGAACGAGGAAGCGGCAGCGCTCTATGACGAGCTGGGGGCGCTATTCGAACTGGCCGACCGCTATGAGAGCATCCGCCACAAGACGGAGGCGCTGATGGACATCACGACGGTGTTCGCCGGGCTGGCCCACGCCAAGCGCGGCAACCGCTTGGAGTGGGCGGTGATCATCCTTATCGCCATCGAGATCGTGCTGTCGCTGACCGATATGTTTCTGAGATAG
- the speD gene encoding adenosylmethionine decarboxylase, with protein MDVKALKKKLQLYGFNNLTKTLSFNMYDICYATSPQHRSEYIAYIDEEYSAARLTAILRAVAGIIGANILNVAQQDYEPQGASVVMLISEGKEGDALAQVNAAAPEVRAAEAVVAHLDKSHITVHTYPESHPDKGISTFRADIDVSTCGEISPLKALNFLLGSFNSDIAILDYRVRGFTRDVTGKKYFIDHRINSIQNYIGKESRDRYNMIDVNVYQENTFHTKMILKEFDLDNYLFGTAKKELLPGEKKKIKQRLKREMAEIFYGRNIPKV; from the coding sequence ATGGATGTGAAGGCGCTGAAGAAGAAGCTGCAGCTTTATGGGTTCAACAACCTGACCAAGACGCTGAGCTTCAATATGTACGATATATGTTACGCGACCAGTCCGCAGCACCGCAGCGAGTATATCGCTTATATCGACGAGGAGTACAGCGCCGCCCGCCTGACGGCTATCTTGAGGGCGGTGGCCGGCATCATCGGCGCGAACATCCTCAATGTCGCCCAGCAGGACTACGAGCCGCAGGGGGCGAGTGTGGTGATGCTGATTTCCGAGGGCAAGGAGGGCGATGCTCTTGCCCAGGTGAACGCGGCCGCCCCGGAGGTGAGGGCGGCCGAGGCGGTGGTGGCCCACCTCGATAAGAGCCATATCACGGTGCATACTTACCCGGAGAGCCACCCCGACAAGGGGATAAGCACATTCCGCGCCGACATCGACGTTTCGACGTGCGGGGAGATTTCGCCGCTAAAAGCGCTCAATTTCCTGCTGGGCAGCTTCAACTCGGATATCGCCATCCTCGATTACCGGGTGCGCGGCTTTACCCGCGACGTGACCGGCAAGAAGTATTTCATCGATCACCGGATAAACTCCATTCAGAATTACATCGGCAAGGAGAGCCGCGACCGGTACAATATGATTGATGTGAACGTTTATCAGGAGAACACTTTTCATACCAAGATGATCCTCAAGGAGTTCGATCTCGACAATTATCTGTTCGGGACGGCGAAGAAAGAGCTGCTGCCGGGCGAGAAGAAGAAGATCAAACAGCGCCTGAAGAGGGAGATGGCGGAGATTTTCTACGGTCGGAATATTCCCAAGGTGTGA
- a CDS encoding hemolysin family protein has translation MDTPSLGSEIGIIFLLIVANGFFALAEMAIVSSRASRLEHMASQGDRGAARALKLAQEPTDMLSAVQVGITLIGIMTGAFGGATLSGHLAVWLKEVPALARFADPVSLVLVVAVITYVSLVVGELVPKRIALNNPEPIAVLVARPIGVFVFINRPLVRLLSFSTRMVLALLRAKPPDEPPVTEEEVKVMIGQGAQHGVFEESEREMVENIFQLSDMRAGALMTPRVQIEWLDLEDSAHQNLNIIADGRHSCFPVARGSLDEIVGVVFTKDLLADHVAGKELDLEQSAREPIYVPRSMPALKMLEAFKEEKMTIALVIDEFGGIDGLVTLNDIMEHIVGGIALGEGANDEEAVRREDGSWLLDGMMDVEDFKELFGFGELPEEERAGYQTLGGFVISFLGDIPQTGDSFTWGGYRFEVVDMDRTRVDKVLVLALPPENDNGIVEYPSV, from the coding sequence TTGGACACGCCTTCATTAGGTTCGGAGATCGGGATAATTTTCCTGCTGATTGTCGCCAACGGCTTCTTCGCCCTTGCCGAGATGGCGATCGTTTCGTCGCGGGCGAGCCGCCTGGAGCATATGGCTTCCCAGGGCGACCGCGGCGCGGCAAGGGCGCTGAAGCTGGCGCAGGAGCCGACGGATATGCTGTCGGCCGTACAGGTGGGCATTACCCTGATCGGTATCATGACCGGCGCTTTCGGCGGCGCGACCCTTTCGGGGCATCTGGCGGTCTGGCTCAAAGAGGTGCCGGCGCTGGCCAGGTTCGCGGATCCGGTGAGCCTGGTGCTGGTGGTGGCGGTGATAACTTATGTTTCGCTGGTCGTCGGCGAGCTTGTGCCGAAGCGGATCGCTCTCAATAATCCCGAACCGATCGCTGTGCTCGTGGCGAGGCCGATAGGTGTGTTCGTGTTTATAAACCGGCCGCTGGTGCGGCTGCTGAGTTTTTCGACGCGCATGGTGCTGGCGCTGCTTCGCGCCAAGCCGCCGGATGAGCCGCCTGTGACCGAGGAAGAGGTTAAGGTGATGATCGGGCAGGGGGCGCAGCACGGGGTGTTCGAGGAGAGTGAGCGGGAGATGGTGGAGAATATCTTCCAGCTCAGCGATATGCGGGCCGGTGCGCTGATGACTCCCCGCGTGCAGATCGAGTGGCTTGATTTGGAGGATTCGGCGCACCAGAACCTGAATATTATCGCCGACGGACGCCATTCGTGTTTCCCGGTGGCGAGAGGCAGCCTCGACGAAATCGTGGGGGTTGTGTTCACAAAAGATTTGCTGGCCGACCATGTGGCCGGCAAGGAGCTCGATCTTGAGCAGTCGGCACGCGAGCCGATTTATGTGCCGCGCAGCATGCCGGCTCTGAAGATGCTGGAGGCGTTCAAGGAAGAGAAGATGACTATCGCCCTTGTTATCGACGAGTTCGGCGGCATCGACGGTTTGGTGACGCTGAACGATATCATGGAGCATATCGTCGGCGGGATCGCGCTGGGCGAGGGGGCGAACGACGAGGAGGCGGTCCGCCGGGAGGATGGCTCGTGGCTGCTCGATGGGATGATGGATGTTGAGGATTTCAAGGAGTTGTTCGGTTTCGGCGAGCTGCCGGAGGAGGAGCGGGCCGGCTACCAGACGCTGGGCGGGTTCGTGATTTCTTTTCTTGGCGATATCCCTCAGACGGGCGACAGCTTCACGTGGGGCGGGTACCGTTTCGAGGTGGTGGACATGGACCGTACACGGGTGGATAAGGTGCTTGTATTGGCTTTGCCGCCGGAAAATGATAATGGCATTGTTGAGTATCCCTCGGTTTAG
- a CDS encoding flagellar brake domain-containing protein produces the protein MKNFHVTQKIDIIVEDPDSKQRQVYSSRIEDIGQNSMTIAAPYRRGFYLPPLPGRKLSIRVAADSCAFLFNTILLRTVEDPIPLWIIAPPTDLKKIQMRAYVRLHDVLDVKLELVDDAGDNSIIATLTKDISAGGLRVALSKPLAAGTKVKITLPLPGVCTLETMGEVIRDIPPDEPGDRHAAAIEFKDIKERDRGEIVKYIFRKQVERRKKEQELFQ, from the coding sequence ATGAAAAACTTTCACGTGACCCAAAAAATCGACATAATCGTCGAAGATCCCGATTCCAAGCAGCGCCAAGTCTATTCCAGCCGCATCGAAGACATTGGCCAGAATTCCATGACCATCGCCGCCCCTTATCGCCGGGGCTTCTACCTGCCTCCCTTGCCCGGCCGCAAGCTCAGCATCCGCGTGGCCGCCGACAGTTGCGCCTTCCTCTTCAACACCATCCTCCTCCGCACCGTCGAAGACCCCATCCCCCTGTGGATAATAGCCCCGCCCACCGACCTCAAAAAAATCCAGATGCGCGCCTACGTCCGCCTCCATGACGTCCTCGACGTCAAACTCGAACTTGTCGATGACGCCGGCGACAACAGCATCATCGCCACCCTCACCAAAGACATCAGCGCCGGCGGCCTCAGGGTTGCTTTAAGCAAACCGCTCGCGGCCGGCACCAAAGTCAAAATCACCCTGCCCCTTCCCGGCGTCTGCACCCTCGAAACGATGGGCGAAGTCATCCGCGACATCCCTCCCGATGAACCCGGCGACCGGCACGCCGCCGCCATCGAATTCAAAGACATCAAAGAGCGGGACCGCGGTGAAATCGTCAAATACATCTTCAGAAAACAAGTCGAGCGTCGCAAGAAAGAACAGGAACTGTTCCAATAA